Within Sorghum bicolor cultivar BTx623 chromosome 2, Sorghum_bicolor_NCBIv3, whole genome shotgun sequence, the genomic segment CGCTCAGCCCAGCCCACTCGCGCGCAGTGAAATTAGTGCGGCCCACCAGTCAGTGTACCAACCAAAACCCTAGCCTATCTCCAGCCAAATTAACCACAGCCGCACAACACCAGCAGCCGCCCACATCTCATCTTCACGCGCCGCACGCGAGCTCGCAGGCCGCCACACACGAGCTCGCAGGGGCCGGTGCCCTCACCGTCGCGGCCTCCGCCCTCGCCGTCGCGGCCGCCCCGCTCGCCGTCGCGGCCGCCGTCCTCGCCGTCGCGGCCGCCGTCTCCTCCGTCCGGTAAGCCCGTGTCCCTCCTCCCACCCATCCTGCTCGTAGCCCCCAAGCCCTACGCGGTTGGTTGGTCGCATCTTATTGTTCGGGGTTCGTAAGAGAAGTGTTGAAGCCTGGAACATCGTAATGCTTTGGCCATGGAATATCAGGTCAAGATGATACTTAGTATCAGCTGAAAAATCAGCCGTATGTGTTGTTTCCATCAGTGGCAGGTTCTCGTTCTTTCCTCCCCACTCCGCCATTCTGACTTCTGCCAGCGCCGCCTGCAACAGTACGTCACCCAGTTTCATATAGTACATAGTTTTGTGACAACTTATTCACCAGCTAGGAATGTTTTAAGCAGCTGGGTTTCCTCAAAAACACTACTTAATCCATCACAAATTATTTTTTTgtcgtggcttggtttattaataaaaggttTTCAAGTTTAAATTTTATTATGtttatataaattttttgaataagacaaaaCTTAAGATAAAAAGTTcaactcttataatttagaatggaaggAGTAATTTTCAACAGGGAGTAAATGTGGTACATACCT encodes:
- the LOC110432614 gene encoding uncharacterized protein LOC110432614; its protein translation is MWSSCNYNTGIWIGMLTGTFLQMSILLAIIFTTKWDKQAALAEVRMAEWGGKNENLPLMETTHTADFSADTKYHLDLIFHGQSITMFQASTLLLRTPNNKMRPTNRVGLGGYEQDGWEEGHGLTGRRRRRPRRRGRRPRRRAGRPRRRGRRPRR